GCGCTCAAGCGGTTCTGCCATCACGGTCGCCTGACGCGCAGGGTCATTGCCCGGCTTGACGTCCAGCTGTTGTGGTTTGATCAATTCAGCCCAATTTTTGTGGATCATGTGTCCCTCCATCCTTGTTTGTGCCTCATGTCCAAAAGGCGCAAACGCTCGAGGTTTCAAAAATGCTTTTGGGGCCGCGTGACGTGCGCAGCCCCAGACAATATCGTGCCCTCTTAAACGCGGCGGCGCTTAGGTGGACGGCAGCCGTTGTGGGCCATGGGTGTCACGTCACGGATCGACGTGATGTTAAAGCCTGCAGCCGCCAGAGCGCGCAATGCGCTTTCACGACCAGAGCCCGGACCCTGCACTTCGACTTCCAGCGTTTTCACGCCGTGTTCCTGTGCCTTGCGGCCTGCATCCTCAGCAGCCATCTGGGCGGCATAAGGTGTCGATTTACGCGACCCTTTGAAACCCATGGTGCCGGCAGAGGACCAGCTGATTGCGTTACCTTGAACATCCGAGATCAGGATCTTGGTGTTGTTGAAGGAGCTGTTCACATGCGCCACACCTGCGGCGATGTTCTTGGAGACCTTACGCTTGGTGCGTTTTGCGTCGCGTGCCATCTGTCAGATCCTCCCTTATTTCTTCTTACCGGCAATGGCCTTTGCGGGGCCTTTGCGGGTGCGAGCATTGGTGTGAGTACGCTGACCGCGAACCGGCAGGTTACGACGGTGGCGCAGGCCACGGTAGCAACCAAGGTCCATCAGACGCTTGATGTTCATCTGCGTATCACGACGCAGGTCACCTTCGACGGTGTAGTTTTCGTCGATGTGCTCACGGATCTTCAGCACTTCGGCGTCAGACAATTCGTTGATGCGACGGGTTTCGTCGATACCGACAGCTTCGCAAATCGCTTTTGCGGAGGTGTTACCGATACCTGTGATATATGTGAGGGCGATTGGAACCCGCTTTGCAGTCGGGATGTTTACGCCGGCAATACGTGCCACGTGTTCTCTTCCTTTTCGTTGCGGGTCCGTCATGCCAGACCCTTTTTTCACAACGTGAAGCCCGAGGCGTGGTGCCATCGGGCTACAGCTGATCAGGTGATCTTGCGGTTTGGGCGCTACCCGCCCCGCAATTTGATTCTCTTTCGAGATAGCGCTGACTATGGGGTTTTTGCAGACAGGTCAAGACGGTGATCGCTGCAATGGCGGGAATGGGGGCCAGCCCCCAAACCCCCGGATTATTTAGGGCCAGAAAGGCGGATGATCAGGCGTCCAGAACAGCCGCGATTTCGCCTTGGACCTCATCAATGGCACCAAGACCATTCACGACGTTCAGATTGTCCTTGGCGTAGTAATATCCGATCAGCGGCGAGGTCTGTTTGTAATAGGCCATCAGCCGGGTCT
This window of the Sulfitobacter mediterraneus genome carries:
- the rpsK gene encoding 30S ribosomal protein S11, yielding MARDAKRTKRKVSKNIAAGVAHVNSSFNNTKILISDVQGNAISWSSAGTMGFKGSRKSTPYAAQMAAEDAGRKAQEHGVKTLEVEVQGPGSGRESALRALAAAGFNITSIRDVTPMAHNGCRPPKRRRV
- the rpsM gene encoding 30S ribosomal protein S13: MARIAGVNIPTAKRVPIALTYITGIGNTSAKAICEAVGIDETRRINELSDAEVLKIREHIDENYTVEGDLRRDTQMNIKRLMDLGCYRGLRHRRNLPVRGQRTHTNARTRKGPAKAIAGKKK